The Sphaerospermopsis torques-reginae ITEP-024 genome has a window encoding:
- a CDS encoding Spy/CpxP family protein refolding chaperone → MNRKRLSFLAAAFALTLTATPFVAQAQPTSPNRQPGKEFAQKGPWQKLGLTDEQKAKMQEIRRNARAEMEKVLTAEQKEQLKAAMQERINQRSQGEGRMEGRGRGKKNNPFAALNLTEAQKTRMREIKESSKQQMEAVLTPAQREQLKQMQENRKSRRQQRNSTSI, encoded by the coding sequence ATGAACCGCAAGAGATTATCATTTTTAGCTGCTGCTTTTGCTCTTACTTTAACAGCAACACCCTTTGTAGCACAAGCACAACCAACTTCTCCTAACCGTCAACCAGGTAAAGAATTTGCTCAAAAAGGTCCTTGGCAAAAGTTAGGACTTACAGATGAACAAAAAGCCAAAATGCAGGAAATTCGCCGCAATGCTCGTGCAGAAATGGAGAAAGTTTTGACAGCGGAACAAAAAGAACAATTAAAAGCTGCAATGCAAGAACGTATAAATCAGCGTTCACAAGGTGAAGGTAGAATGGAAGGTAGAGGTAGAGGAAAGAAAAATAATCCTTTTGCAGCTTTAAATTTAACGGAAGCACAAAAAACCAGAATGCGGGAAATTAAAGAGTCTTCAAAACAACAAATGGAAGCTGTTTTAACTCCTGCACAACGGGAACAACTGAAACAAATGCAGGAAAATCGCAAATCTCGTCGTCAACAACGTAATTCTACTTCTATTTAA
- the gntT gene encoding guanitoxin biosynthesis MATE family efflux transporter GntT, which produces MSVVLPKLYNFLPRFSRLASVSMLSNMMIPLAGLVDTAFLGHLADIRHLAGVILATILFDYLYRVLKFMRSSTNALTAQAVGSDEPKAVLLAGLRSALIALTVGLVILLLQYPIQKFGFLMLNGSPEIETSGIDYFYGRIWGAPAVLLNFVLFGWFLGREMNSWVLLMSIVGNGSNVLLDYLMIFKWGWESMGAGLATALSQYLALGVGLLGVGLSIQWQVLPTALQEIFDWVALKNTMALKSNIFIRFLALISAYAIFTNLSASMGKTVLAENGLMLQIALLSQFTIQGVGVTTQTLIANFKGKGNQQQMMPLLFVSMVTAIAIAVTFALVSMIFPDQVFGLLTNHSEVNTNINQYTIWLLPVLVITAIAFILEGYFIGLKESVILRNAVLLAFFVGFSPLAIAAWYFHNNHLLWSTLVSYMTTLMVVLAIQIPQTLNTQNLENQKSLTHS; this is translated from the coding sequence ATGTCTGTTGTTTTACCTAAATTGTATAATTTTTTGCCTCGTTTTTCTAGGTTAGCCAGCGTAAGTATGCTGTCTAATATGATGATTCCTCTAGCGGGGTTGGTGGATACTGCTTTTTTAGGACATTTAGCAGATATCCGTCATTTGGCTGGGGTAATTTTGGCAACTATTCTGTTTGACTACCTTTATCGAGTGTTAAAATTTATGCGGTCAAGTACCAATGCTCTGACTGCTCAAGCTGTGGGTTCAGATGAACCAAAAGCTGTATTATTGGCTGGTTTACGTAGTGCTTTGATTGCTTTGACGGTAGGGTTAGTGATTTTACTGCTGCAATACCCTATACAAAAATTTGGTTTTTTGATGTTGAATGGTTCTCCAGAAATTGAAACTTCTGGGATTGACTATTTTTATGGCAGAATTTGGGGCGCTCCGGCTGTTTTGCTCAATTTTGTCCTTTTCGGTTGGTTTTTAGGACGAGAAATGAATAGTTGGGTGCTGCTGATGTCTATCGTTGGTAATGGTTCTAATGTGTTGCTTGACTATCTGATGATTTTTAAATGGGGTTGGGAAAGTATGGGTGCGGGTTTAGCAACTGCTTTAAGTCAGTATTTGGCTTTGGGAGTTGGTTTGCTGGGAGTGGGATTGAGTATTCAGTGGCAAGTGTTACCTACAGCACTACAAGAAATATTTGATTGGGTAGCTCTCAAGAATACTATGGCGCTAAAAAGTAATATTTTCATTCGATTTTTAGCCCTGATTTCTGCTTATGCTATCTTTACTAATTTGAGTGCCAGTATGGGAAAAACTGTTTTGGCAGAAAATGGATTAATGCTGCAAATTGCTCTTTTAAGTCAGTTTACTATCCAAGGTGTGGGAGTGACAACTCAAACCTTAATTGCTAATTTTAAAGGTAAGGGAAATCAACAACAGATGATGCCGTTGTTATTTGTGTCTATGGTGACAGCTATAGCGATCGCTGTGACTTTTGCTTTGGTATCTATGATTTTTCCTGATCAAGTTTTTGGGTTGTTGACTAATCACTCAGAAGTTAATACTAACATTAATCAATATACAATTTGGTTGTTGCCGGTTTTGGTAATTACAGCGATCGCTTTTATTCTCGAAGGTTACTTTATTGGTTTAAAGGAAAGTGTAATCCTACGTAATGCTGTATTACTCGCCTTTTTTGTGGGTTTTTCGCCTTTAGCGATCGCCGCTTGGTATTTCCACAACAATCATCTATTGTGGTCAACTCTTGTTTCTTACATGACAACTCTTATGGTAGTATTAGCTATACAGATACCCCAAACTTTGAATACCCAAAACTTAGAAAATCAAAAATCTCTCACTCATTCTTAA
- the sipA gene encoding regulatory protein SipA: MSQEFPIGSKVRVVILPPYIKTADPMPMLRPPDVISVGEEGIVIDRRPGGYWGVRFARGTFLMDSQYIESTENPLR; encoded by the coding sequence ATGTCTCAAGAATTTCCTATTGGTAGTAAAGTCCGTGTGGTGATATTACCACCATACATCAAAACCGCTGACCCCATGCCCATGTTACGTCCTCCTGATGTGATTAGCGTCGGTGAAGAAGGTATAGTTATTGACCGCCGCCCCGGAGGATATTGGGGTGTACGTTTTGCTAGAGGTACTTTCCTCATGGATAGTCAATATATTGAAAGTACAGAAAATCCGCTGAGATAA
- a CDS encoding peroxiredoxin — MISRRNFITILLAGCLSLISWLNFTPTAAALGGKLPAINQPAPNFTLPTNTGDGKISLSDLRGQWVVLYFYPKDFTSGCTIEARRFQQDLPKYLEKNTQIIGVSADDIDSHAEFCDSEGLKFPLLADTDGAVSKAYGSWIGYVSMRHSFIIDPQGILRETFVKVNPNIHSQEVLARLEKLQSDNG, encoded by the coding sequence ATGATTTCACGACGTAATTTTATTACCATTTTATTGGCGGGTTGTTTATCCTTGATTAGTTGGTTAAACTTTACCCCCACTGCTGCTGCTTTGGGTGGTAAACTACCTGCAATCAACCAACCCGCGCCTAATTTCACCTTACCCACCAACACAGGAGATGGTAAAATTTCCCTTTCTGACTTACGTGGTCAGTGGGTGGTTTTATATTTTTATCCCAAAGATTTCACCTCTGGCTGTACAATTGAAGCACGACGTTTTCAACAAGACTTGCCCAAATATCTAGAAAAAAATACTCAGATTATTGGTGTCAGTGCGGATGATATTGATTCCCACGCCGAGTTTTGTGATTCTGAGGGTTTAAAATTCCCCCTTTTGGCGGATACAGATGGTGCAGTGAGTAAAGCTTATGGTTCTTGGATTGGCTATGTATCCATGCGTCATAGTTTTATCATTGATCCCCAGGGGATTTTGCGGGAAACCTTTGTCAAAGTCAATCCCAATATTCACAGTCAAGAAGTTTTAGCACGACTGGAAAAGTTACAATCAGATAATGGGTAA
- a CDS encoding polyphosphate kinase 2 family protein, whose product MNHDPFIVSPGAKISLKDDYDPSYKAEYHEKAEAKKKLKAGIKELANYQNILYAQNTYALLIIFQAMDAAGKDSTIKHVMSGVNPQGCQVFSFKAPSDEELDHDYLWRSMKALPERGRIGIFNRSYYEELLVVRVHPELLEKQKLHYIPHDNQIWQQRFEEINNFEKYLVNNGIVVLKFFLNVSKSEQKKRFLDRIESPEKHWKFSASDVRERGFWDDYMMAYEDVFNYTSTEYAPWYIIPADRKWFTRLVVSDIICSKLRELNLQYPTISEEHKHRLLDAKRILESEDE is encoded by the coding sequence ATGAATCATGATCCGTTTATTGTTTCTCCAGGGGCTAAAATTTCTTTAAAAGATGATTATGACCCCAGTTATAAAGCTGAATATCATGAAAAAGCTGAGGCGAAAAAAAAATTAAAGGCTGGTATCAAAGAATTAGCGAATTATCAAAATATTCTCTATGCTCAAAATACTTATGCTTTGCTGATTATCTTTCAAGCGATGGATGCTGCTGGTAAAGATAGCACTATTAAACACGTGATGTCTGGGGTAAATCCTCAAGGATGTCAGGTTTTTAGCTTTAAAGCACCTAGTGATGAAGAATTAGATCATGATTATTTATGGCGTTCAATGAAAGCTTTACCCGAACGGGGAAGAATTGGTATATTCAACCGTTCTTATTATGAAGAATTGTTGGTGGTGCGCGTCCATCCAGAACTTTTAGAAAAGCAAAAACTGCACTATATTCCGCATGATAATCAAATTTGGCAGCAGCGGTTTGAGGAAATTAATAATTTTGAAAAATATTTGGTAAATAATGGAATTGTTGTCCTGAAATTTTTTCTCAATGTCTCAAAATCAGAACAGAAAAAACGCTTTTTAGATAGAATTGAATCACCAGAAAAACATTGGAAATTTTCCGCTAGTGATGTGCGGGAACGTGGTTTTTGGGATGATTACATGATGGCTTATGAAGACGTTTTTAACTACACTAGTACAGAATATGCACCCTGGTATATTATACCTGCGGATCGCAAGTGGTTTACCAGGTTAGTTGTGTCGGATATTATCTGCTCTAAGTTAAGAGAATTAAATTTACAATATCCTACCATTAGTGAAGAGCACAAGCATAGGCTTTTAGACGCTAAGAGAATATTAGAAAGTGAAGATGAATAG
- a CDS encoding CheR family methyltransferase, translating into MTAPEIPANFENLLTYIRQNRGFDFTGYKRSTLVRRVTKRLQSLNIDNFSDYIDYLEVHPEEFNYLFNTILINVTDFFRDIAAWEYLENQVIPNIIKGKKNSEQIRIWSAGCASGAEAYTLAILFAEALGVEEFRHRVKIYATDIDEEALNQARQSVYSAKDIDKVPTELLDKYFDLAGNNYIFRQDLRRCVIFGRHNLFLDAPISRLDLLVCRNTLMYFNSEVQGRIMARFHFALNDTGYLFLGKAEMLLMYSNLFIPVDLKNRIFTKLSSTNLRDRLLVMANSADDESNRRLSKHIRLQELAFDATPVAEIVIDINGLLVIINEQARSLFGLSMRDLDRPFHELEISYRPIELRSLIERAYKERRPINLTNVERYLSNSEKQYLDVRITPLQDDNLSLLGVSISFNDVTRYVQLQEALQRSRQDLETTNEELQSTNEELETTNEELQSTNEELETTNEELQSSNQELETMNEELQSANEELQTINYELSDRTLELNRTNVFITSILKSLQTGMVVIDPNFNILIWNNFVEDLWGLRNDEVINKSLFSLDISLPVEELRSPILDILSGKIDFQEMILAATNRRGKQIQCYVALNPLIDKKIEGVVVMMADVDKIKNMIHNQ; encoded by the coding sequence ATGACTGCCCCAGAAATACCTGCAAACTTTGAAAATTTACTTACTTATATTAGACAAAATAGAGGTTTTGATTTTACTGGCTATAAACGTTCAACTTTGGTACGTAGAGTTACCAAGCGTTTACAATCATTAAATATAGACAATTTTAGTGATTATATAGATTATTTAGAAGTTCACCCAGAAGAATTTAATTATTTGTTCAATACCATTTTGATTAATGTCACGGACTTTTTTCGGGATATTGCTGCTTGGGAATATTTAGAAAATCAAGTTATACCTAATATTATTAAAGGTAAAAAAAATAGTGAGCAGATTCGCATTTGGTCTGCTGGTTGTGCATCGGGAGCAGAAGCTTATACCCTAGCAATACTGTTTGCTGAAGCATTAGGAGTAGAAGAGTTTCGTCATCGAGTCAAAATTTATGCTACAGATATTGATGAAGAAGCTCTGAATCAGGCACGTCAGTCTGTATATTCAGCGAAAGATATTGATAAAGTGCCAACGGAACTACTGGATAAATATTTTGATTTAGCAGGGAATAATTATATATTTCGTCAAGACTTGCGTCGGTGTGTAATTTTTGGTCGTCATAATTTATTTTTGGATGCGCCGATTTCTCGGTTAGATTTGCTGGTGTGTCGCAACACATTGATGTATTTTAATTCTGAGGTGCAGGGGCGAATAATGGCTAGGTTTCATTTTGCCCTGAATGATACTGGCTATTTGTTTTTAGGTAAAGCCGAGATGCTGCTGATGTATTCTAATTTGTTCATACCTGTAGACTTAAAAAATAGAATATTTACTAAATTATCATCAACAAATTTACGCGATCGCCTATTAGTTATGGCAAATTCAGCAGATGATGAATCTAATCGTCGTTTATCTAAACACATTCGCTTGCAAGAGTTGGCTTTTGATGCAACCCCAGTAGCGGAAATAGTCATTGATATCAATGGTTTATTAGTGATTATCAATGAGCAAGCTCGCAGTTTGTTTGGTTTATCAATGAGAGATTTAGATCGTCCTTTTCACGAGTTGGAAATTTCCTATCGACCAATAGAATTGCGATCGCTAATAGAAAGAGCATACAAAGAACGTCGTCCCATCAATCTTACAAATGTAGAACGCTATTTATCAAATTCAGAAAAGCAATACTTGGATGTGCGGATCACACCTTTACAAGACGATAATCTCAGCTTACTAGGTGTGAGCATAAGTTTTAATGATGTCACCCGTTATGTCCAATTGCAAGAAGCATTGCAACGTTCTCGACAAGATTTAGAAACCACCAACGAGGAACTACAATCTACTAATGAAGAATTAGAAACTACCAACGAGGAACTACAATCTACTAATGAAGAATTAGAAACAACTAACGAAGAACTCCAGTCTAGTAATCAAGAATTAGAAACAATGAATGAAGAATTGCAATCTGCAAATGAAGAATTACAAACAATTAATTATGAGTTAAGCGATCGCACTTTAGAACTGAACCGCACCAATGTTTTTATTACATCCATTCTTAAAAGCCTGCAAACAGGAATGGTTGTCATTGACCCAAACTTTAACATTTTAATTTGGAATAATTTTGTAGAAGATTTATGGGGATTACGCAATGATGAAGTGATCAATAAATCTCTATTTAGTTTAGATATTAGTTTACCTGTGGAAGAGTTGCGATCGCCTATTCTGGATATCCTATCTGGTAAAATAGATTTCCAAGAAATGATTTTAGCTGCTACAAATCGCCGAGGTAAACAAATCCAATGTTATGTTGCCCTCAACCCCCTGATCGACAAAAAAATAGAAGGGGTAGTTGTGATGATGGCAGATGTAGATAAAATCAAAAATATGATTCATAATCAATAA
- the ppsA gene encoding phosphoenolpyruvate synthase — protein sequence MVQMRPNQQSSQFNKEEALVLPFNTVGIADIPFVGGKNASLGEMIQQLQPKGVKVPTGFATTAYAYRYFIQAAGLETRLRKIFATLDVEDVDNLRQCGKQARSLMLETPFPIDLQEAIARSYQALCQEYGEDTDVAVRSSATAEDLPDASFAGQQETYLNVHGLKNVLESCHKCFASIFTDRAISYRQLKGFDHFEVALSVGVQKMVRSDMACSGVMFSIDTETGFKDAALITAAYGLGENVVQGAVNPDEYLVFKPTLKQGYQPILQKRLGTKEIKMVYDLGGTKLTKNVSVPESEKNQLALNNDEILQLANWASIIEDHYSQVRGMFTPMDIEWAKDGITGELFIVQARPETVQSQKSKTVLRTYVLKEKGDVLLTGRSVGEMIGQGKARVILDVHQINQFQAGEVLVTNRTDPDWEPIMKKASAIVTNSGGRTCFDGETKILTNQGFMTMQQIYEQGYQGLSTLALNTKTHQMEWKPIIDAMKRTSQIIGVSVSQTGKVRDNFLRLTPDHKMVNLRNGEYTKTEIQEMLNNQEMVLVSQNIPTLGNSKNQAADLAYLLGGIITDGSIYTSRTHGEVQFIQKSVPEKQAFIATMNEKMNAVYGKSFATCEKAVSSGYIRGKQVTVQATAYRVYSQAIAYDLKEKEQQITQILLENSSEVSYQFLGGVIDGDGCYANNRINIYISEENLLQAVIIACLKINTVPQVTKNRNIYNVQIVEKLEQILQYTQRVKGDTTPRTIQTRFFATNQLFGDNVTSQIKLIRDKNLLISDKQLGEMSEFADLLQGDLRMQRVVKVADAVDAEVYNITVADHHNYLVFTDKYTPVVVCNCHAAIIAREMGIPAIVGCGNATTVLKTGQEITVSCAEGETGRVYAGLLNFEIQELPLDNLPRTRTKIMMNVGNPEEALGLTAIPNDGVGLARMEFIIANHIKAHPLALLHFDELEDELAKYKIAELTAQYENKAEFFIAQLAQGIGTIAAAFYPKPVIVRLSDFKSNEYANLLGGRQFEPKEENPMIGWRGASRYYDPRYREGFALECQAMKRVRDEMGLTNMILMVPFCRTPEEGKRVLEEMAKNGLVRGENGLEVYVMCELPSNVLLADEFSQVFDGFSIGSNDLTQLTLGLDRDSELVAHLFDERNEAVKRTIAKAIATAKEYNRKIGICGQAPSDYPEFARFLVELGIDSISLNPDSVIKTMLEIAEAEGM from the coding sequence ATGGTGCAAATGCGACCCAATCAACAAAGCAGCCAATTTAACAAAGAAGAGGCTTTAGTCCTGCCTTTTAATACCGTTGGTATTGCAGATATACCCTTTGTCGGTGGCAAAAACGCATCCTTGGGTGAAATGATTCAGCAGTTGCAACCTAAAGGAGTGAAAGTTCCTACAGGTTTTGCTACCACAGCTTATGCTTATAGATATTTCATCCAAGCCGCAGGCTTAGAAACCAGATTAAGAAAGATTTTTGCAACTTTAGATGTAGAAGATGTTGACAATTTGCGACAATGTGGTAAACAAGCCCGGTCGCTAATGTTAGAAACGCCATTTCCGATAGACTTGCAAGAAGCGATCGCCCGTTCCTATCAAGCTTTATGTCAAGAATACGGTGAAGACACCGACGTTGCAGTGCGTTCCAGTGCTACAGCAGAAGACTTACCCGATGCCAGTTTTGCAGGTCAACAAGAAACTTACCTCAACGTTCACGGACTTAAAAACGTATTAGAATCTTGTCATAAATGCTTTGCGTCCATTTTTACAGATCGTGCAATTTCCTACCGTCAACTCAAAGGTTTCGATCATTTTGAAGTTGCACTATCCGTAGGTGTGCAAAAAATGGTACGTTCTGACATGGCTTGTTCTGGTGTGATGTTCTCCATTGACACGGAAACTGGTTTTAAAGATGCAGCATTAATTACTGCGGCCTATGGTTTAGGTGAAAACGTGGTTCAAGGTGCTGTTAACCCTGATGAATATTTAGTATTTAAACCCACCTTAAAACAAGGATATCAACCCATTCTGCAAAAACGGTTGGGAACAAAAGAAATTAAAATGGTTTATGATTTGGGTGGAACAAAATTAACCAAAAATGTTTCCGTTCCTGAATCAGAAAAAAACCAATTGGCTTTAAATAATGATGAAATATTGCAATTAGCAAACTGGGCTTCCATTATTGAAGACCATTATTCCCAAGTCCGGGGTATGTTTACTCCAATGGACATTGAATGGGCAAAAGATGGTATCACTGGAGAATTATTCATAGTCCAAGCTAGACCAGAAACAGTCCAATCTCAAAAATCGAAAACTGTTCTCAGAACTTATGTTCTCAAAGAAAAAGGTGATGTTCTGTTAACAGGTCGTAGCGTTGGCGAAATGATTGGTCAAGGTAAAGCTAGAGTAATTCTTGATGTTCACCAAATTAACCAATTCCAAGCTGGTGAAGTGTTAGTTACCAACCGTACAGACCCAGACTGGGAACCAATTATGAAAAAAGCTAGTGCTATTGTCACTAACTCTGGTGGTAGAACTTGTTTTGATGGAGAAACGAAAATTCTCACAAATCAAGGTTTTATGACCATGCAACAAATTTATGAACAAGGATATCAAGGATTATCAACTTTAGCCCTGAACACTAAAACCCATCAGATGGAATGGAAACCAATTATAGATGCAATGAAACGTACATCTCAAATAATTGGTGTGAGTGTATCTCAAACTGGAAAAGTTAGAGATAATTTCCTGCGGTTAACTCCTGATCATAAAATGGTCAATCTTAGGAATGGTGAATATACCAAAACTGAGATTCAAGAAATGTTAAATAATCAAGAAATGGTGCTTGTATCTCAGAATATTCCCACATTAGGTAATAGCAAAAATCAAGCAGCAGATTTAGCTTATCTTCTGGGAGGAATTATTACAGACGGTTCAATTTACACCAGTCGAACTCATGGAGAAGTCCAGTTTATCCAAAAATCTGTACCAGAAAAACAAGCATTCATAGCTACTATGAATGAAAAAATGAATGCTGTTTATGGTAAATCTTTTGCGACTTGTGAGAAAGCAGTATCTTCAGGTTACATCCGAGGAAAACAGGTAACAGTCCAAGCTACAGCTTATCGTGTTTATTCTCAGGCGATCGCCTATGACTTAAAAGAAAAAGAACAACAGATTACTCAAATTCTCCTAGAAAATTCTTCAGAAGTTTCCTATCAATTTTTAGGAGGTGTAATTGATGGTGATGGTTGCTATGCTAATAACCGCATCAACATTTATATTTCTGAAGAAAACTTACTACAAGCTGTAATTATTGCTTGTTTGAAAATCAATACTGTTCCTCAAGTTACTAAAAACCGTAATATCTACAATGTCCAAATTGTAGAAAAATTAGAGCAAATTTTACAATATACCCAACGAGTTAAAGGAGATACTACTCCACGAACTATTCAAACTAGATTTTTTGCTACTAATCAACTATTTGGTGACAATGTAACAAGTCAAATCAAATTGATAAGAGATAAAAACTTACTTATTTCCGATAAACAACTGGGTGAAATGAGTGAGTTTGCAGACCTTTTACAAGGTGATCTGCGAATGCAACGAGTTGTTAAAGTTGCAGATGCAGTAGACGCTGAAGTTTATAATATTACTGTTGCCGATCATCATAATTATCTAGTTTTCACGGACAAATATACTCCTGTAGTTGTTTGTAACTGTCACGCCGCAATTATCGCCAGAGAAATGGGTATTCCTGCCATAGTTGGTTGCGGAAATGCGACTACAGTTTTGAAGACAGGACAGGAAATTACTGTTAGTTGTGCTGAAGGTGAAACAGGCAGAGTTTACGCAGGTTTGTTAAACTTTGAAATTCAAGAATTACCTTTAGATAATTTGCCTCGAACCCGCACAAAAATTATGATGAATGTGGGCAACCCAGAGGAAGCTTTAGGTTTAACAGCAATTCCTAATGACGGTGTGGGTTTAGCAAGAATGGAATTTATTATTGCGAACCATATCAAAGCTCATCCTTTAGCATTGTTGCATTTTGATGAATTGGAAGACGAACTAGCAAAATATAAAATTGCTGAGTTAACCGCCCAATATGAAAATAAAGCTGAATTTTTCATAGCTCAATTGGCGCAAGGTATTGGTACAATTGCCGCAGCATTTTATCCCAAACCTGTGATAGTTCGGTTGTCTGATTTCAAGAGTAACGAATATGCTAACCTCTTAGGTGGTAGACAATTTGAACCCAAAGAAGAAAACCCAATGATCGGCTGGCGTGGTGCTTCTCGCTACTATGATCCTCGTTACCGTGAAGGTTTCGCTCTGGAATGTCAAGCCATGAAACGAGTACGGGATGAAATGGGTTTAACTAACATGATCCTCATGGTCCCCTTCTGTCGCACTCCCGAAGAAGGAAAACGGGTACTGGAAGAAATGGCGAAAAACGGCTTGGTTCGTGGTGAGAACGGTTTAGAAGTTTATGTAATGTGCGAATTGCCCAGTAACGTGCTACTTGCAGACGAATTTAGCCAAGTCTTTGACGGTTTCTCCATTGGTTCTAATGACTTGACACAGTTAACATTAGGATTAGACCGAGATTCAGAGTTAGTTGCCCATTTGTTTGATGAACGCAACGAAGCTGTAAAACGGACAATTGCTAAAGCGATCGCCACCGCTAAAGAATATAATCGCAAGATTGGTATTTGCGGTCAAGCTCCTAGCGATTATCCCGAATTTGCTAGATTCTTGGTAGAATTGGGTATAGATTCTATCAGTCTCAACCCTGATTCTGTGATCAAGACCATGTTAGAAATTGCAGAAGCAGAAGGAATGTAG